AAGGATGATGGCATTGGTGTGGATGAATCTATCAAGCATAAAGTTTTCGAACCCTTTACGACTACAAAACGCGGAGAAGGAGGCAGTGGTTTAGGTATGCACTTAGTTTATAACTTAGTAACCCAAGCACTGGGTGGTTCCATCGTATTAAATAGTGAATTAGGTGAAGGTGTTAGCATCGAAATTAACTTCCCCATTAACTAGTGCTAAATACTATTGTACTAGGTGCTAATTATTAATATTACAAAGGGCTATTAAGTTAGCTTTATTTATATCTAACATTATGACTGTTGAGTACACTAAACATATTTATTGATAAAAAACTGTTAATTGTTATGCATTGATTGTTTTTTAACATTAGCTTCTATAACATTAGCTTCTACAACATTAGCCGATATTTTGTTGCTTTGCGGTGTGCAAGGTTGGAATATAAAGCACTCTAAAACTAATCAGAATACTCGTTTAATCTGACAAAACTGGACAATGAACATGCAAAAACCTCACATATTAATCGTAGAAGACGAAGACGTTACACGCTTTAATCTACGAAATCTATTTGAAGCTGAAGGCTATAAAGTGGCTGAAGCAATAGACGGTGATAGCATGGAGCGCGAACTGCAAAACAACGTTATCAATTTAGTGATATTAGATATTAATTTGCCAGGAAAGAACGGCCTTTTACTCGCTCGAGAATTAACGCGTAATAAAGACTTAGGTTTAATTTTTCTGACGGGTCGCGACAGTGATATTGATAAAGTTTTAGGCCTAGAAATAGGTGCTGATGATTATTTAACTAAGCCCTTTAATCCACGTGAGCTAACGATTAGAGCACGAAATATATTAAATAGAATATCGTCAAGCAATGCTGAAAATACAGGGGTCATTGTAAGTTTTAATCAATGGTCTCTTGATGGCAACTCACGAAAAATGACCACTCCAGATAATAGAGTAATCTCGATTCCACGCGGCGAATATAGAGCCCTTAGCTTGCTAATAGCTAATGCAGGAAAAATTGTTACTCGTCAGCAATTAATTAAAGAAATGACCGGTAGAGATTTACGTGAAAATGACCGAACTGTTGATGTTACCATTCGTCGTCTTCGTAAACATTTTGAATCAGTTGAGAGTTCACCTGAATTAATCAACACAATCCACGGCGAAGGATATCGCTTTATTGGCCAGGTTGACTAACCTGCTTTTAAGCAGAGTATTTATATACTCTGCTTCAGCTAAAGCTCATTTAACGCTAAAGACTTCTAAAGACCCAGTATATAGCTTTGCAATGTTATAATTGACGTTATAATTGACGTTATAATTGACGTTGTATTAAACGCCTTATATTCCATATTTTATTTCTGTACCTACATTACGTATTCATTCAACTCGAACTCTTTCTATTAACCATTGTTGAAATACAGCGATAGCTTCTTGGTTCAGCTCTGTTAATGTTTGTACCTGTTTAGTTTTAGTTTCCCTATCTTCGCATGATTTTTCTAGCTCGATAAGCTTCTGATGCACCTGACTTAACCCTGCACTGGCAGCTGAACCTTTCATTTTATGACAGTGGGATTGCCAAGCCTTTTGGTCGCCATTAGCACCAGCATCTTTAATCGCCAATAAGTACACTTTAGATTGCCCAATATATAAATCCAACATTTGCTGAATAACGCTAATATCTAAAGCTTCTAAGTAACCATCAATTAATGTTAGATCTAAGTGATGCGTTGCTGACATGCAATCTCCTTTACGACAGTACTTTTTATGTCGTTTTTAATTTTTACTGAAAACAAAAATTTCAGTAGTCCTAGCTTAAATTAGGCCCCACTTTATAGCAGATATCAAATACAACTACCATATTCTAGAACGATATCAACCTAGCCATTACAAACATTGCTTTTAATAGGTATATCGTTCAAAATAGCCGCCCTTTCAGGGTCACTGCATTATATTCCACTTTTTCAAAATATTTGTGGAAACTATCGCTCTTCTTACGATACTAATGCCGATTATAATTTTACTGAGTACTGAAGTTACCATAGATAGCCCTTTACTTAGTGCACAGCGAACAGCGGAGTCAAAATGCCAACATTAATGCCTGATATAGCAAATCACACCACAGCACAAACTGAGGGGACTTTGGATTGGGTCGGCATGAGTAATATCGAAATGCCCATCATGGTTGCCTCTAAAGGCCAATCAGAACGTATGGTTTCAGCCCATGTAGATGCGTTTGTAAACCTTAAAGAGCCGAAAGCCAAAGGCATTCATATGTCGCGCTTGTATTTACTTATTGATGAGTTATCAACTTCAGGTGTTTTAAACCATCAAAGTTTAGTAACTTTATTAGATGGCTTTATCAGTAGTCATGAAGAGCTTAGCGATAATGCTAAAGTTAAATTTAATTTTGATTATCATCTGCGCCGTAAATCTTTAATCAGTGGCAAACAAGGCTGGAAAGCCTACCCTGTAACTATCACGGGCCTTTTAAATAAAGGTAATCTTGATATTGAGCTTTCAGTTGATGTTCCATATTCTTCAACTTGTCCTTGTTCTGCAGCACTAGCTCGCCAGTTGATTCAACAAGCCTTTAAAGAAAAATTTGTTGACCAACCTGATGTTGATTTAGCCGCGGTTCACGAGTGGCTCGGTACCACTGAAGGTATTGTGGCTACACCACATAGCCAACGATCGGTTGCTGAAGTTAAAGTTAAACTTAACAGTTCAACAACAGAATTCCCAATTACTGATATTGTCGATTTAATTGAAAACTCACTTAAAACGCCAGTACAAGCAGCAGTAAAGCGTGAAGATGAGCAAGAGTTTGCTCGCTTAAATGGTCAAAACTTGATGTTTTGTGAAGATGCAGCCCGTCGTTTGCAATACACCATGAATGCAACTGATCAGTTTGACGACTTTTGGCTACGTATTAATCATTTAGAGTCATTGCATGCACACGATGCCGTTAGTGTTACTACTAAAGGCGTAGCAAACGGCTACCAACCTTAGTTAAACCATTCATTGCATATAAAAAACCAGCTACTTCAAAATAGCTGGTTTTTTTATCCCCAACATAAATAACAATTAGCCTTAAATCATTAATTATCTTGTTTCCCCACCACTACAGACTCCTCGTAAATAAATACAGCGAATCAAACACCCTAAACCTTATGTAAACTAGCCATTGTTATTTTACAAAAGGCACGTTTTCAACTTTACTTGGTATGCCAAACAAAAATTTTGACATGTTTCTAGGTTTTTTTAACGATTTACTGTTCAATCAGCCAAAGAAAAAGTAACTATACAGCCAAAATAAAGACATTAAAGCCATCCATAGCGACTTATAACGGTGAATAAATAGTGAATATAAAATATTATAAGTATTCTGACTTTTACAATCTTTTTATGTAATAAAATTACACATTCAGTTTTTAATACGGGAGAAAACAACTTTTACAGCCAACAAAGTACTAATAAAGTCTTATATTTTTGCTCAATGTAAATAAAAATGTAAAATAATTACGAGCATTTACTCTATTCAGATTGACGTTGGGGTATTAAATGTTTAATGTAAGGGGTTCCTCGGTACGAATTCGGGACTATTTATGCACTTTAAGTATAATTTTATTCCATTCTAATTAAACCAAACTGCCGAGGCCTTTTAGGAGAAGATAAATATAATGCAACTTTACGATCATACATATCAAAAAGACAATTGTGGCTTTGGTCTTATTGCCCATCAACATGGCGAAACAAGTCATAAGCTCGTAAAGACGGCCATTCAAGCCCTAGACCGTATGCAACATCGTGGCGGTATCGCTGCTGATGGTAAAACTGGTGACGGTTGTGGTTTGTTAATGCAAAAGCCTGACAGCTTTTTTCGCGCTGTTGCAGAAGAAAATAATTGGCAATTAGGTAAAAAATACGCCGTCGGCATGATTTTCCTTAATCCCGATCCGATTTTAGCTAATGCCAGTAAAAAAATTCTAGAAGAAGAGTTAGAAAATGAAACTCTTTCATTAATAGGTTGGAGAGAAGTCCCTACCGATACCACCACTTTAGGTGAAATCGCTAAAGGCAATTTACCGGCTATAGAACAAATTTTTGTTAATGCGCCGTCAGGTTGGCGTAATCGCGATCTTGAGCGTCGACTATATATGGCAAGACGACGTGCCGAAAAACGCATCAGTGATGAACGTTTTTACGTTGCAAGCTTATCGTGCTTAGTTACTATATATAAAGGTTTAATGATGCCGGTAGATTTACCGAATTTTTATTTAGACCTTGCTGATATTCGTATGCAAACAGCAATCTGCTTATTTCATCAGCGCTTTTCAACCAATACCTCTCCAGAGTGGCACTTAGCACAACCTTTCCGCTATTTAGCTCACAATGGTGAAATTAATACCATTAAAGGTAATCGCCAGTGGAGTAGAGCAAGAACCCACGGTTTTAAATCACCTTTACTGCCTGATTTACAAGATGCTGCTCCATTCGTTAATGAAAGTGGCTCAGACTCTTCATCATTAGATAATATGCTTGAGCTATTCATGGCAGGCGGCATGGACCTTTATCGTGGCATGCGACTATTAATGCCACCCGCTTGGCAAAGTAATCCATTAATGGATGACGATTTAAAAGCTTTTTATGAATTTAACTCTATGCATATGGAGCCATGGGATGGACCCGCTGGTGTTGTTGTAACCAATGGTCGCCATGTTGCCTGTAACCTAGATCGAAATGGCCTAAGACCAGCACGCTATGTAATTACCCGCGATGGTTTTATCACATTAGCCTCTGAAGTGGGTATTTGGGATTACGGCGAAGATGAAGTTGTCGAGAAAGGCCGCGTAGGTCCAGGTGAAATGCTCGCTATTGATACTTACACTGGCAAAATTTTCAATTCTAACGCTATCGACAATGAACTTAAAGTTCGCCATCCATACCGAGAATGGTTAGATAATAATATTCGTCGTTTAGTCCCTTTTGACAAACTAGACGCGCGCTTAATTGGTCAACGAATCTTTAGTGACCAAGAAATTGCTCAATACCACAAAATGTTCAACTACAGTTATGAAGAGATTCATCAAGTAGTAAAAACATTAGCCGAAAATGGTCAAGAAGCTACGGGTTCAATGGGTGATGACACGCCAATGGCGGTCCTATCAAGCCAACCGCGTTCACTTTATGACTATTTCCGTCAGCAGTTTGCCCAAGTAACCAATCCACCGATTGATCCATTGCGCGAACGCTACGTTATGTCGCTTGGTACTTGTATCGGCCGTGAACATAATGTTTTTAATGAAACAACGGGTCATGCAGACCGTATTTTATTTGCTACGCCAGTATTAATGTACACCGGCTTAAAGCAATTACGTGAGCTAGACCCTGAGCATTACCGTTCAGATACCTTAGCCTTAAATTATGATCAATCCGAAGGTTTAGAAGCAGCTGTTATTCGTTTATGTGATGAAGCAGAAGTATTAGTTAGAGACAAAAACACAGTTATCTTAGTGTTGTCAGATCGTCATATACAAAAAGGCATGTTACCTATGCCTGCTGCTATGGCTGTTGGCGCTGTACAAAAACGTTTAGTTGAAAAGCAATTGCGTTGTGACTCTAACATTATTGTTGAAACAGCTTCGGTTCGTGACTCGCATCAGTTTGCCGTACTATTCGGTTTAGGTGCGACAGCCGTTTATCCATACTTAGCTTTTGAAACTATTGAGCAACTGGTTGAAGACAAACAAATTGACCTAACGGCTCGTGAAGCTGTGGTTAATTACCGTGAAGGTATTAATAAAGGTCTATTGAAAATATTATCTAAAATGGGTATTTCCACGATAGCCAGTTACCGTTGTGCGGGTTTATTTGAAGTTATCGGCCTAAATAGCAATATCATGGAACTTTGTTTCCCTGATTTACCAAGTCGTATTCAAGGTGCTGATTTTTCAGATATAGAACAAGACAGCATTAACCTTGCTCGAAAAGCCTTTATGCCTCATCAAAAAATGAGCCATGGTGGTCTACTTAAATATGTTCATGGCGGTGAGTACCATGCTTACAACCCTGATGTAGTTAGTACGCTACAGGCTGCTGTTCGCAGTGGAGATTATAGTGATTACAGAATTTTTGCTGATCATGTAAATAATCGTCCTGCGGCTGCCTTACGAGATTTATTAGCTTTAAAAGATGACCAAACACCTATTGATATTTCAGCAGTTGAAGCAGATACCGAATTATTTAAACGTTTCGATAGTGCCGCAATGTCAATTGGCGCATTAAGCCCTGAAGCACATGAAGCCCTAGCTATTGCAATGAACCGTCTTGGCGGTTATTCAAACTCTGGTGAAGGTGGAGAAGACGAGCGTCGCTTTGGTACCGTTAAAAACTCACGTATCAAGCAAATAGCTTCTGGCCGCTTTGGTGTTACGCCGCATTACTTAGTTAATGCTGACGTTTTACAAATCAAAGTTGCACAGGGAGCTAAGCCGGGTGAAGGTGGTCAATTACCAGGTGATAAAGTAACACCGTTAATTGCAAAATTACGTTTTTCAGTGCCGGGGGTAACCTTAATATCTCCACCACCACATCACGATATATATTCGATTGAAGATTTAGCTCAGCTAATTTTTGATTTAAAACAAGTTAATCCAAGAGCCGTTATTTCGGTCAAACTTGTCTCTGGTCCTGGTGTTGGCACTATTGCCTCAGGTGTAGCGAAAGCTTACGCTGACTTTATTACAATTTCAGGTTACGACGGCGGTACAGGTGCGAGTCCATTAACCTCAGTAAAATATGCCGGTTGCCCATGGGAACTTGGTTTAGCTGAAGCACACCAGTCACTGGTCACTAATGGTTTACGTCACAAAGTGCGTTTGCAAGTTGATGGCGGATTAAAAACCGGTATCGATATTGTAAAAGCCGCTATTTTAGGCGCCGAAAGCTTCGGCTTTGGTACAGCACCTATGGTGACACTAGGTTGTAAGTTCCTTCGTATTTGTCATTTAAATAACTGCGCTACAGGTGTGGCAACTCAAGATGAAGTGCTAAGAGAGCAATTCTTTAAAGGTTTACCTGACCAAGTAATGAATTATTTTAAATTTATTGCTCAAGATGTACGTGAAATTTTGGCAAGTTTAGGTGTAGAAAGCCTAACAGCGATCATTGGCCGCACAGATTTACTTGTGCCTTTAGCCGGGATCACCGCCAAGCAACAAAAACTAGATTTACGCCCTATTATCGCGCCAGTTGTTGCTGGTGAAGATACGGCATTACACCAAACAAGTACCAATGAACCGTTCGATAAAGGTGAGTTAAACCAACGTTTACTTTCACTAGCTTCTGACGCAATTGCACACAGTAATGGCGGTGAATATCGATTAACGATACAAAATACTGACCGTTCTGTTGGTGCTTCATTATCTGGTGAAATTGCCCGCCAACATGGCGACCAAGGTATGGCAGCAAACCCAATTAAAATATTTTTAAATGGTACTGCAGGTCAAAGCTTTGGCGTATGGAATGCAGGTGGTTTAGAAATGACACTAACAGGCGATGCCAACGACTACGTAGGTAAAGGCATGGCTGGTGGTAAACTAACGATTAAGCCACCAAAAGGCGTAGAATATTTAAGTCACAAAACCATGATTATGGGCAATACCTGTTTATACGGCGCAACCGGCGGTAAATTATTCGGCTGTGGTCGTGCAGGTGAACGTTTTGCAGTAAGAAACTCGGGTTGTCATGCGGTTATAGAAGGTACTGGCGATCATGCTTGTGAATACATGACCGGTGGTATAGTGGCTATTTTAGGCCAAGTTGGGGTTAACTTTGGTGCAGGTATGACTGGCGGATTCGCTTATGTTCTAGACGAACAAAACGATTTAGCTACGCGCCTTAACAACGAATCAATTGAAATGTTAGAGATAGATGAACTCAATATCCATCAAGAACATTTACGTGGCATTATCAACCAACACTTCGATGAAACAGGTAGCTTAAGAGCAGAAGAAATTTTAGCAAATTTTGACTCGTATGCACCACAGTTTAAGTTGATTAAGCCTAAGGCCGTTGATGTTAAAACCCTATTGGGTCATCGTAGCCGTTCATCTGCAGAACTTCGTGTTCAAGCACAATAATAAGAACACGATTGGAGAAGCTTTTTAATGAGTAAAAATATTTATCAATTTATCGACGTCAAACGCATCGACCCGCCTAAAAAAGCGATAGAACAGCGTAAGATTAATTTTGTCGAAATCTACCAACCTTTGAGTGAAGATCAAAGCGCTGGGCAAGCCGACCGCTGTTTAGATTGTGGTAACCCGTATTGTGAATGGAAATGTCCTGTACATAACTATATTCCACAATGGTTAGAGCTAGTCACTGACGGTAAAATAATGGAAGCGGCTGATCTGTGCCATGAAACCAACAGCTTACCTGAAATGTGTGGACGTGTTTGTCCACAAGACAGGCTTTGTGAATCAGCTTGTACTCTCAATGACGATTTTGGTGCTGTAACTATCGGTAATATTGAAAAGTACATCACCGATACCGCTATCGCTCAAGGCTGGAAACCTGATTTATCTCAAGTTATTGCCACTGGTAAACGTGTGGCTATTATAGGCGCAGGACCCGCTGGTATCGCCTGTGCTGACGTATTAACAAGAAATGGTGTAGAAGCCGTAGTATTTGATAAACACGCTCAAATTGGTGGTTTGCTTACTTTTGGTATCCCATCTTTTAAATTAGAAAAAGACGTAATTCAAACCCGCAGAGAAATACTTGAAGGTATGGGCATTGAATTTCGCCTCAATACTAATGTAGGTGTCGATATCAGCTTTGCCGATATCAGTAATGAATTCGACGCTGTATTTTTAGCCTTGGGTACTTACACTGACATGACAGGCGGTTTCGAAAATGAATCTGCACCTGGTGTTTATAACGCTTTAGACTTTCTAATTGCCAATACTCAAAAACTGATGAAACTTTCTCAAGAAGATGGCAATGCAAATGCCAAACCTTACGTGAATTTTTCAGGTAAAAAAGTGGTAGTACTTGGTGGTGGTGACACCGCAATGGATTGTGTACGAAGCTCTATTCGCCAAGGTGCTACTGAAGTAACTTGTGCATACCGACGTGATCAAGCCAACATGCCGGGTTCACCACGTGAAGTGCAAAATGCTAAAGAAGAAGGTGTAGATTTTCAATTTAACATTCAACCTATTGATATTGCGGTAGATGACAATGGTAATGCATGTGGTGTTAAATTTATTAAAACACAATTAGGTGCGCCAGATGCTAAAGGTCGACGTAACCCTGAAGCGATTGAAGGCTCTGAGTTCATTATGCCTGCTGATGCCGTGGTTATTGCTTTTGGCTTTATGCCAAGCCCACCACAGTGGATGAAAGATGCCGGAGTTGAAGTTGACGCTAGAGGCCGTGTAATTGCTGCCGACAACACTAACTTTGCTTTACAAACCAGTAAAGAAAATATCTTTGCTGGCGGTGATATGGTACTCGGTTCAGACTTAGTCGTTACGGCGATTGATCAAGGCCGCAAAGCCGCTATCGGCATACTAGACTTCGTGATGACACCACAAGAAAAAGAAGCATAAAACCTTTGTTATAGTTCACTTTAAAGTGTGGTTCATACTACATTTTAAAGTGACTTTTCTTAAAATACCTCTACAAGTTCACCCTAACATTTACTCAACAAAACCTTGTTTAATTTAAACTAGCATCGGTTAAATCACTATTACATAATTTATTTCGACCAGCCTTCTTCGCCTGATACAACTGCTTATCAGCTAAGCGGATCCAATCATCAATATCCGAAGAAAACTTAGCTTTAGCCGTTAAACTACCAATTGAGATGGTCATATTTACAAAATGGTGAGAGTTATGTGGAAAGTTATGTTGTGCTATCTCTTCTCGAAATTCTTCGAGCATTTGTAAGACACTTTTATTATCATCCGATTGTGCAACAATAATAAATTCTTCTCCGCCAAAACGAGCAACAATATCACTGCGACGATCGAATTTACGTTGCATAACATCACTAATGTACGTTAAGCAGTTATCACCGATTAAATGTCCATATTCATCATTTAAGTTTTTAAAATGGTCAAGATCTAGCATGGCGACCATCATACAAGCATTATTTCGCGACAGTATCGCCTGTAGCTCACTAAATTTATTTTCGAGATAACGACGATTGTACAAACCCGTTAAGCTATCTTTGTTCGCTAATTCTTTCAGAGCCATATTGGCTTTATTTAGTGCGGTGGTCCGTTGGTTTACTTTTTCCTCTAAAATAAATTGTTGTTTAAGTAAATGCTCTTTCGATTTTTGCAATTCCGTATATAAAGTTAAAAACTCACTCGGTGCAGCATATGGAATAGTTTTATAGCCTTGTTTACCGTCGCCATGGGCAAGCTCTTTTAAAACGAAGGCTAATGGCTTATTTAAGGTATTCGCAAATTGATTGGCTAATAAAATGACTAAAATAAAAATAAAAAATAATGATAAAAAAATGGTCAAATACTGTTGCTCTATTAATTTTAATATTTGTCTATGCTCTATGAGGACGAATATTTTCCAACCATTTTTCAATGTTATTTGGCGATATAAATAGCGTTTTTTAGTGAAGTTGTTCGATTCAATGATGATTAAGTTGTGTGCAATGTCAGCCTCATCAAAAGAAAAATTAAACTTTGCTAACTTAGTTTTCGCTAAATTGTTTTCGGCGTATATAACGTTATCGTTTTCATCAGTTAACACCACATCGATTTCACGATCATTGGCTGAGTAACTGTTAATATTTTCGAACAAGTTAAGGTTTAAAGAGCCTTCCACAATCCCTATTGGCTGATCTACACCGTTAGCATAAATGGGCGCGCTAATCGCAACGATAGGATCAGAGCCAAACGACCTACCGAGAAACGCAGGCGAAATATAAACAGATTGATTAAAAAATGCTTCAGTAAAGTAAGAGCGATCTGCAACACTGGCACCACCTTTAGGTAAAGCATCCAGTAAACTTAAAGGTGAAGTAGCCACTATATTGGCTTCTCGATTGGTAACCAACATAGTAATAAAGCCAGGGTACAATTGATGCATCTTCACTAAATTATCATTAAATAAATTTGGCTCTATTGCAGACAGTTCATTAGCAACTATCTTAACTGCATTTTTATGTTCATCGACGTAATTTTCTACAATGCGCCCCAAATATTGACTACTAATATCAAGCTTATCTTCAATTTGCTGCTGTTGAATATCATTTAAGTTACGGCTTAAAAATAAACACACACCAATAACAAAAAACGCAGACATAACCCATAAAATATAATGCAGATATTGCTTCAGATTTTTCTTTAATTGTGGCTGTTGTGATTTTACCCAGCAATTCAATTTATCACTGAATACAAAAATTAAGATAACACCTAAAGTAGTATAAAAAACGGCATTAATACTTTGTTTAAATAGAGAAAAAAATAAGTACTCTTGGGACTCAGTTGTATTAAACAAGATCAATGCAGCAGTCAGCGGCATACCAATAATCAACCAATACAAAAAATCAGCTGTTGGTAAATACCAACCTCTTCCTCGCATATAGGAAACAAAAAGCGCTTCAAATCCGAAGGTTAAAAAGCCAAAAGGGTGACCCCAAATAATTAATAGTGGTGCGACACAAATTAGTGCACAGAGCAAAGTTAAAGCAGGTCGAAGGTAGGCCGCGGCAAAAATAAACGCTAAATTACCAATCACTAGAGAAACACTGTAAGCAAGCTCTACCGGGTAACTGTTTAGTAGTGCGCCGAATAAACCTAAACCCAAGGCTAATAGAATCGAGCGAAATTGTGGAGACTTTGCTTCAACAACTTCTTCTTCGAGCTTTAATGCAACCTTAATTGGCGCAATCGTCATAGGTAATGTACCACTTCAATCATTATTAACTTACTAAAGTATTAACATGCGTAATTCAGGCAGGCTATCCATACAGTAAAGTCCTTTATAAGTAAGTATCAAAGATTACTGTTAGGCTGAAATTTATTATATCGATTGTTTATAGTGCATTAAATACAAAAGCCCTGTCAATATTATTGCAGGGCTTGGAAGAAAATTAACCTAACTATATTAAATAATTAAGTCATATCGGCAAAGGGGTTTGTTGCAGGCAACACTATCTTATTTGCAAAACCGCTAACACTAATGTCTTCATCGGTAATGTTAACGTCATCATCCATTAACGTGCCATCACCAAAACGGTAAATAATTTGAAAGTCACCATTATCTGCCAGTGTTTGATATTTAATTCTGGCTTGCTCTACAATTTCGGCTTTAGCTAGGTAACTTGCTATTGCTTCACTGCCATGGCGCTTTTCCATCATTGCTAAAGTAACTGCTGGCGAAAACAAAGTTGCAGTTGCATTATTTCCTCCAAAACCTTTAGAGTTAATAAAAGCTATATCCATATTGTCACAGTACCAATGCTCGGTAGCAATATTTAAACGCTCGTTATAAACATCATCGGCTACTTTATCAATAGTAGTAATACCTGGCATAATGTTATGTGCAAATACACCTAAAGCCATCGCGACTTGATCGCCACTAGCGGGCCCAATAGTATGACCAACAAACGCTTTCGGAGCGGCTACAGGCCAATTGCTAATATCGAAACTTTTTGCGACACGATCATAGATTAATGACTCAGTAACGCGGTTTTGAGGTGTACTTGAACCGTGAGCCAATATAAAACTACGCTGTTGCACTGACTCAGCACCCAAAATAGACTTAGCCAACGCTACTGACTTCGCCATAGTAATATAATTACCAGGTCCAGGTGCTGTAATTGACTTTTTAATGCCATCAGCATTAGTGAACACATCAGCTACTGAACCTAAAACATTGGCGCCAAGTTCAAGTGCTAACGCATCATCCATCAGCACAATAAACTGTGCTGCTTCACCGATAGTAAAACCACAGTTATTGCCGAATGGACGACTGGTACGGCGATGATCAGCAACACCATTACCATCAATTTTTTTCAAGCCTTCTTCATTTGCAAGCGCACTCATGTTGCCGAAACCTTCAACAACTTCAGGAGTTACAGCACAATCATTACTGCCAACAATGGCTAAGCGAATACGACCAGCTTGAATATCTTGTACTGCCGCTTTTAAGTTATAGAGAAAAGTTGCACATGCCCCGGTAGAGGTGAATGTGGTGCCGACACTGCCTGTTACATAGGCATTAATAAAATCTGTCGACATCGTATTCAAGCCAAGTGCTAAGTTTTTTGTTGATACACGCTCACCTTGTTGACGGCTTTGCATCATGCCACCAAAACCTTCTGCTTGGGTTTGTCCAAATACTGAGGCAGAGTAGGTGCCAATTTCATCAGGGCTAATTCTGTCTACAATCTCATTCCAACTGTAACCTGTTGAATGAATTGCATCAGCGGCGCCAAAAATAGTGGCTTGTAAACCGCGTGGCTGATATCGACTGTTATATAAACTTGCGGGTTTAAAACCAGTAGGAAACTGTCCCGCAGCTTTTATTGGGTTATCGCGGGTTGAATCATGTTTAACTTCAATTTCACCGGCTATTTCTACA
The Colwellia sp. Arc7-D genome window above contains:
- the arcA gene encoding two-component system response regulator ArcA, with translation MQKPHILIVEDEDVTRFNLRNLFEAEGYKVAEAIDGDSMERELQNNVINLVILDINLPGKNGLLLARELTRNKDLGLIFLTGRDSDIDKVLGLEIGADDYLTKPFNPRELTIRARNILNRISSSNAENTGVIVSFNQWSLDGNSRKMTTPDNRVISIPRGEYRALSLLIANAGKIVTRQQLIKEMTGRDLRENDRTVDVTIRRLRKHFESVESSPELINTIHGEGYRFIGQVD
- a CDS encoding Hpt domain-containing protein, translated to MSATHHLDLTLIDGYLEALDISVIQQMLDLYIGQSKVYLLAIKDAGANGDQKAWQSHCHKMKGSAASAGLSQVHQKLIELEKSCEDRETKTKQVQTLTELNQEAIAVFQQWLIERVRVE
- the folE2 gene encoding GTP cyclohydrolase FolE2, producing MPTLMPDIANHTTAQTEGTLDWVGMSNIEMPIMVASKGQSERMVSAHVDAFVNLKEPKAKGIHMSRLYLLIDELSTSGVLNHQSLVTLLDGFISSHEELSDNAKVKFNFDYHLRRKSLISGKQGWKAYPVTITGLLNKGNLDIELSVDVPYSSTCPCSAALARQLIQQAFKEKFVDQPDVDLAAVHEWLGTTEGIVATPHSQRSVAEVKVKLNSSTTEFPITDIVDLIENSLKTPVQAAVKREDEQEFARLNGQNLMFCEDAARRLQYTMNATDQFDDFWLRINHLESLHAHDAVSVTTKGVANGYQP
- the gltB gene encoding glutamate synthase large subunit, translated to MQLYDHTYQKDNCGFGLIAHQHGETSHKLVKTAIQALDRMQHRGGIAADGKTGDGCGLLMQKPDSFFRAVAEENNWQLGKKYAVGMIFLNPDPILANASKKILEEELENETLSLIGWREVPTDTTTLGEIAKGNLPAIEQIFVNAPSGWRNRDLERRLYMARRRAEKRISDERFYVASLSCLVTIYKGLMMPVDLPNFYLDLADIRMQTAICLFHQRFSTNTSPEWHLAQPFRYLAHNGEINTIKGNRQWSRARTHGFKSPLLPDLQDAAPFVNESGSDSSSLDNMLELFMAGGMDLYRGMRLLMPPAWQSNPLMDDDLKAFYEFNSMHMEPWDGPAGVVVTNGRHVACNLDRNGLRPARYVITRDGFITLASEVGIWDYGEDEVVEKGRVGPGEMLAIDTYTGKIFNSNAIDNELKVRHPYREWLDNNIRRLVPFDKLDARLIGQRIFSDQEIAQYHKMFNYSYEEIHQVVKTLAENGQEATGSMGDDTPMAVLSSQPRSLYDYFRQQFAQVTNPPIDPLRERYVMSLGTCIGREHNVFNETTGHADRILFATPVLMYTGLKQLRELDPEHYRSDTLALNYDQSEGLEAAVIRLCDEAEVLVRDKNTVILVLSDRHIQKGMLPMPAAMAVGAVQKRLVEKQLRCDSNIIVETASVRDSHQFAVLFGLGATAVYPYLAFETIEQLVEDKQIDLTAREAVVNYREGINKGLLKILSKMGISTIASYRCAGLFEVIGLNSNIMELCFPDLPSRIQGADFSDIEQDSINLARKAFMPHQKMSHGGLLKYVHGGEYHAYNPDVVSTLQAAVRSGDYSDYRIFADHVNNRPAAALRDLLALKDDQTPIDISAVEADTELFKRFDSAAMSIGALSPEAHEALAIAMNRLGGYSNSGEGGEDERRFGTVKNSRIKQIASGRFGVTPHYLVNADVLQIKVAQGAKPGEGGQLPGDKVTPLIAKLRFSVPGVTLISPPPHHDIYSIEDLAQLIFDLKQVNPRAVISVKLVSGPGVGTIASGVAKAYADFITISGYDGGTGASPLTSVKYAGCPWELGLAEAHQSLVTNGLRHKVRLQVDGGLKTGIDIVKAAILGAESFGFGTAPMVTLGCKFLRICHLNNCATGVATQDEVLREQFFKGLPDQVMNYFKFIAQDVREILASLGVESLTAIIGRTDLLVPLAGITAKQQKLDLRPIIAPVVAGEDTALHQTSTNEPFDKGELNQRLLSLASDAIAHSNGGEYRLTIQNTDRSVGASLSGEIARQHGDQGMAANPIKIFLNGTAGQSFGVWNAGGLEMTLTGDANDYVGKGMAGGKLTIKPPKGVEYLSHKTMIMGNTCLYGATGGKLFGCGRAGERFAVRNSGCHAVIEGTGDHACEYMTGGIVAILGQVGVNFGAGMTGGFAYVLDEQNDLATRLNNESIEMLEIDELNIHQEHLRGIINQHFDETGSLRAEEILANFDSYAPQFKLIKPKAVDVKTLLGHRSRSSAELRVQAQ